Genomic window (Aquimarina sp. BL5):
AAATAAAGCATCTGACATAGAAAAAGGACTAGAAATGGGAGTGGATAAATATCTTACAAAACCGTTTTCAGTTAAAAAAATTATTACTGAGATAAAGGCTTTAATTGAATAGGATGTAAGGATATTTAATTTAAAAACATGTAACTAATCGCCTTTTAGCTAGAATAAAGTGTCGTTTAGCTAAATAATTTAAAAGGTAAAATGGTTATTAAGAAATTTAATATTTAGTAAAAAAAAATAAAATAAACTACAATGAGTAACTATCACATAAAACATCTCGAGGAGTATTTTCAGGTATATAGAAAATCTGTGCGTAATCCAGAACTTTTCTGGAGTGAAATTGCAGAAGAACATTTTTTATGGAGAAAGAAATGGGATAACGTTCTGGATTGGGATTTTTCTAAACCTGAAGTAAAATGGTTTGATGGAGCAAAGCTTAATATTACAGAAAACTGTATAGACAGACATCTATATGTTCGAGGGGATAAAACTGCAATTTTATTCGAGCCCAATAATCCAGAAGAAGCTGCAGAACATATAACATATAATCAATTGCATGAGCGAGTATGTAAATTCGCAAATGTTCTAAAAACTAAAGGAGTTAAAAAAGGTGATCGTGTTTGTATTTACCTTCCTATGATTCCTGAGTTGGCAATTTCGGTATTGGCTTGTGCTAGAATTGGAGCAATACATTCTGTGATTTTTGCAGGATTTTCTGCTACAGCTCTAGCAACTAGAGTTAATGATTGTGAAGCTAAAATGATAATCACCTCTGATGGTTCTTATCGAGGATCAAAAACAATAGACCTGAAGGGTATTGTCGATGAAGCTGTTGAACAATGTCCGGGAGTGGAATCCGTATTGGTTGCAAAACGAATTAATACAGATGTTAAAATGAAATCAGGACGGGATGAATGGTTACAACCATTACTGGATAAAGCAGATGCAAATTGTATCCCAGAAGTTATGGATGCGGAAGATCCATTGTTCATTTTGTATACCTCTGGTTCTACAGGAAAACCAAAGGGAATGATGCATACTACTGGAGGCTATATGGTCTATACGGCATTTACTTTTAAAAATGTTTTTCAGTATAGAGAAGATGATATCTATTGGTGTACTGCAGATATTGGTTGGATTACTGGTCATTCCTATATAGTATATGGCCCTTTAGCTAATGGAGCAACTACTGTAATGTTCGAGGGAGTGCCGTCATACCCGGATTATGGAAGGTTTTGGGATATCGTGCAAAAACATAAAATTACTCAGTTCTATACAGCACCAACCGCGATCAGAGCATTGGCTAAAGAAAATTTAGATTATGTAACTAAATATGATCTATCTAGTTTGAAAGTTTTAGGAACGGTAGGAGAGCCTATTAACGAAGAAGCTTGGCATTGGTATAATGATCACGTAGGCCAAAAAGACTGTCCAATAGTGGATACTTGGTGGCAAACAGAAACAGGAGGTATTCTAATTTCTCCTATCCCTTTTGCTACGCCTACAAAACCAACTTATGCTACTTTACCAATGCCTGGAATACAACCCACTTTAATGGATGAAAGTGGTAATGAAATTATAGGAAATCAGGTAGAAGGAAGATTATGCATTAAATTTCCTTGGCCATCAATAGCACGAACCATATGGGGAGATCACAATCGATATAGAGACACCTATTTTTCTGCATTCAAAAATAAATACTTTACAGGAGATGGAGCCTTACGCGATGAAGTTGGGTATTATAGGATTACGGGTAGGGTAGATGATGTTATTATTGTCTCGGGTCATAATTTAGGAACTGCACCGATTGAAGACGCGATTAATGAGCATCCTGCTGTTGCGGAATCAGCTATTGTCGGTTTTCCTCACGATATTAAAGGAAATGCATTATACGGATTTGTTATACTAAAAGAAACAGGAGAATCTAGAGATCGAGATAACCTAAGTAAAGAGGTTAATCAGCAAATCACAGAACGTATAGGTCCTATCGCAAAACTTGATAAAATACAATTTGTTCCAGGACTTCCTAAAACTAGAAGTGGTAAAATCATGCGTCGTATTTTAAGAAAAATCGCATCTAATGATACTTCTGATCTAGGTGATATTAGTACTTTGTTAAACCCAGAAATAGTTGAAGAGATAATAGATGAGTTAGCATTTGTTACACCTGTTAAAAAATAATAAGATTTAATAATTAAGACTTTTACAAAAACAAATAGCCTCGCAATTGCGAGGCTATTTGTTTTTGTATGAATTACTAATAGTAATTATTGTTTTTTAATCAATATTTTTTGTTGAGAAAATTGATACGCAACTTCTAAAAATTCTAGCATTTTGGGCCAGTTGGTATTAGGCTCATAATTATGCGTGTAATATTTAAAAGTATTTATGGTCAATTTATTTCCTTCTAAGGTATGATTACTTGTAAAGCCTCCGGTTTCATTTTTCACTTCAAAATCTAGCTTATCCAATCCTGCTACTTCGTATCCATCAGGAATTGTTAAGTTAATCGTGTTGTTAAAAGATCTTGGGTAAGGCATACGAATATCTTCTTCTCTTCCTTTATCTTTTTCTTCGATAGCAATTTGTCCACCAATAAATTTTCCTATTTCAAAAAGATAATTAGGTCCAGCTCTTTTTAATAGATCATTCGCAGCTAGGAATTCTTCTTTGTAACTAAGTACGTCTTCTATATTGTATCTACCTGTTTCAAGAACTTCAAAAGAAAAATCTTCAATTTTGAAATCTAATTCTTCTTCAAGACTCTCTTGATATGATTCTTTTTGGACTGATACTATTTTTTCCTTAAATGCAGGAAATTCTTTCTCATATTTCTTCTTATTTCTTTTCTTTTTTAAACGATCATATAGTCTTTTAGTATTGTATTTCACGTGATCCTCTTCTGTGAAATTCAAAGAATTCAATCGGTCATTAATTTCATTTACTTTATTATGTCCTTTAAGAGCAGATTTTCTGAAAACTTTTATTTTCTCGAAACCGTCTACGAAAGTAATATCATATTGTTGGTTAGAATTATTACGTTTATAATCAGATACTGGTATCATTACTTTTTTTATCGTCTCTAATCGATGTCCTTTACCAGTTTCTAAACTATAAGCTTCATTACCTTCTAGATAATATGGGATGTAATTGAAGTTTGTGTGATTCCCAAATTGACTAACATATAGAGGGTTTTCCGGATCAAGATTAATCTTTAAAAACAAAGTGATGTCATCAGGAAATAGAAGGTCATCAATTTTTCCTTGACTTCTAGGTATTGCTGCAATCATCTCGAAAGGAATTTTCTCCTCTCTCAAAAAGGAAGCGTAGTAATTTATAAATTTTAATTCTTTGGTTATGTATTTCGGGAAAGCGTAAAATTGAAAGGGATTATCTACTGTCAGGTCGTTTTGGTATGCTACTGCAGCTTCAATAAATTGATTAAGGTAGTATTGTCTCATATAATAATACGCTTCTTCAATTCTTTCCTTTTTAGAAAAGTCTTTATCTTTTAGATATCTATCTGATCCTTTATAACCGTGATCAAATACAGTAATACCTTTATAGTAATTTAAAACCTCTTCATCGGTTACATTATCTTTAATCTTAGATTTTTCTTCACCAACAAATGCTTCTGTTCTTTTATCTTTTTCTAGAGCAACTTGAAATTTTACATATGGCGCATTTAACAATATATACTCCCACATGATTGGGTCGATTTTCTCTATATCTTTCATTTCAAAAGTATACCTCTTGTTTTTACCTTTTTCGGGACTTATATCTTTAGGCTCAGGTGCTCCATTTTCCGTTTTGATACTGATAAAAAAATCTTTTTTAGAATGAATGTCTAATTCATAATTCATGATAGGGTATTCTCCACTAATTACATCTCTAACCGATGGAGCTTCTAATACTCCCATAATAGGTTCTCGTTCTTTATAATAAATACAGAAATCGATAATATCTCCAATTTCCAAATCAGGGATTGCTAGCTTACTTTTTTTCGCAAACTTTCTAATAAAACCTCCGGCAACAGGAACAGTTCCGTCAGATTCTGAAGATTCTACTTTTTCTTTATCTACATCAATTATGTTTACTGATCCGTTCGGCTTTATAATCTTAACAATTAATTGTTTGTTCTGCCCCAATTTGTCAAATTCAGAAAAAGAATTTACAGAAGCTTGATCATTTAGCTTAATAATTTTTCTGGCTATTAGATATGTGTTAAGTGCTTTTTTTGCCTTAAAGTAGTAATAATCATAATCACTTAAAATGACAACAGCGGATTCATCTTTCCACTTATCAGGAATACCAGGTAGTTCTGCATATTGATCATCATCACTCCAGATATATTCAGCTAGATTATCTATTTTAGGAAGCTGACCATATACAGATATTGTCTGGATGAAAGAGATTACAAATATGATTTTTGTAATTAGATTACTTGTTTTTTTCATTGTTATTGATTGAATGTAAGTGAATA
Coding sequences:
- the acs gene encoding acetate--CoA ligase, whose translation is MSNYHIKHLEEYFQVYRKSVRNPELFWSEIAEEHFLWRKKWDNVLDWDFSKPEVKWFDGAKLNITENCIDRHLYVRGDKTAILFEPNNPEEAAEHITYNQLHERVCKFANVLKTKGVKKGDRVCIYLPMIPELAISVLACARIGAIHSVIFAGFSATALATRVNDCEAKMIITSDGSYRGSKTIDLKGIVDEAVEQCPGVESVLVAKRINTDVKMKSGRDEWLQPLLDKADANCIPEVMDAEDPLFILYTSGSTGKPKGMMHTTGGYMVYTAFTFKNVFQYREDDIYWCTADIGWITGHSYIVYGPLANGATTVMFEGVPSYPDYGRFWDIVQKHKITQFYTAPTAIRALAKENLDYVTKYDLSSLKVLGTVGEPINEEAWHWYNDHVGQKDCPIVDTWWQTETGGILISPIPFATPTKPTYATLPMPGIQPTLMDESGNEIIGNQVEGRLCIKFPWPSIARTIWGDHNRYRDTYFSAFKNKYFTGDGALRDEVGYYRITGRVDDVIIVSGHNLGTAPIEDAINEHPAVAESAIVGFPHDIKGNALYGFVILKETGESRDRDNLSKEVNQQITERIGPIAKLDKIQFVPGLPKTRSGKIMRRILRKIASNDTSDLGDISTLLNPEIVEEIIDELAFVTPVKK
- a CDS encoding DUF3857 domain-containing protein → MKKTSNLITKIIFVISFIQTISVYGQLPKIDNLAEYIWSDDDQYAELPGIPDKWKDESAVVILSDYDYYYFKAKKALNTYLIARKIIKLNDQASVNSFSEFDKLGQNKQLIVKIIKPNGSVNIIDVDKEKVESSESDGTVPVAGGFIRKFAKKSKLAIPDLEIGDIIDFCIYYKEREPIMGVLEAPSVRDVISGEYPIMNYELDIHSKKDFFISIKTENGAPEPKDISPEKGKNKRYTFEMKDIEKIDPIMWEYILLNAPYVKFQVALEKDKRTEAFVGEEKSKIKDNVTDEEVLNYYKGITVFDHGYKGSDRYLKDKDFSKKERIEEAYYYMRQYYLNQFIEAAVAYQNDLTVDNPFQFYAFPKYITKELKFINYYASFLREEKIPFEMIAAIPRSQGKIDDLLFPDDITLFLKINLDPENPLYVSQFGNHTNFNYIPYYLEGNEAYSLETGKGHRLETIKKVMIPVSDYKRNNSNQQYDITFVDGFEKIKVFRKSALKGHNKVNEINDRLNSLNFTEEDHVKYNTKRLYDRLKKKRNKKKYEKEFPAFKEKIVSVQKESYQESLEEELDFKIEDFSFEVLETGRYNIEDVLSYKEEFLAANDLLKRAGPNYLFEIGKFIGGQIAIEEKDKGREEDIRMPYPRSFNNTINLTIPDGYEVAGLDKLDFEVKNETGGFTSNHTLEGNKLTINTFKYYTHNYEPNTNWPKMLEFLEVAYQFSQQKILIKKQ